The following are encoded together in the Acidovorax sp. KKS102 genome:
- a CDS encoding ABC transporter permease encodes MTDHAPHIVRADTPQGPCAQLRGRWGAAELGNAKQWQAVSDQLRGAPPAPTLGWDLRELQWLDHVGAQLLWNHWQHAWPAQLACTDSQRTMLTRVAQFTCVAPPPEPWRLGEQIDHLGVLVLHGVDHARHLLEMVGQLVLDLGRLARAPRKGPWRDVSGHLYRMGATALPITALVGFLIGVVLAYLMSLQLRQFGAESFIVNILGISLIRELGPMLAAILVAGRSGSSITAQIGVMRVTEELDAMRVMGIPHGFRLVMPRTLALALAMPLISVWTTLAALAGGMLAADISMDISPSYFVQALPAAVKIGNLGLAMAKSVVFGAFIALIGCHWGLRVKPNTQSLGEGTTASVVSSITMVIIVDALFAIAFKNIGI; translated from the coding sequence ATGACCGACCACGCCCCCCACATCGTTCGCGCCGATACGCCCCAAGGGCCGTGCGCGCAGCTGCGTGGGCGCTGGGGTGCGGCCGAGCTGGGCAATGCGAAGCAGTGGCAGGCCGTGTCGGACCAGCTGCGGGGCGCACCGCCCGCACCCACCCTGGGCTGGGACCTGCGGGAGCTGCAGTGGCTGGACCATGTGGGCGCCCAGCTGCTGTGGAACCACTGGCAGCACGCCTGGCCCGCACAGCTGGCCTGCACCGACAGCCAGCGCACCATGCTCACCCGCGTGGCCCAGTTCACCTGCGTGGCACCGCCGCCCGAGCCCTGGCGGCTGGGCGAACAGATCGACCACCTGGGTGTGCTGGTGCTGCATGGCGTGGACCATGCCCGCCACCTGCTGGAGATGGTGGGCCAGCTGGTGCTGGACCTGGGCCGCCTGGCGCGTGCGCCGCGCAAGGGGCCGTGGCGCGATGTGTCCGGCCATCTGTACCGCATGGGCGCCACGGCGCTGCCCATCACGGCGCTGGTGGGCTTCCTCATCGGGGTGGTACTGGCCTACCTGATGAGCCTGCAGCTGCGGCAGTTTGGTGCCGAGTCGTTCATCGTCAACATCCTGGGTATTTCGCTGATCCGCGAGCTGGGGCCCATGCTGGCGGCCATTCTGGTGGCGGGCCGCTCGGGCTCGTCCATCACCGCGCAGATCGGCGTGATGCGCGTGACCGAAGAGCTCGATGCCATGCGCGTGATGGGCATCCCGCATGGGTTCCGGCTGGTGATGCCGCGCACGCTGGCCTTGGCGCTGGCCATGCCGCTCATCAGCGTGTGGACCACGCTGGCCGCGCTGGCAGGCGGCATGCTGGCGGCCGACATCTCCATGGACATCTCGCCGTCGTACTTTGTGCAGGCACTGCCTGCTGCGGTGAAGATCGGCAACCTGGGCCTGGCCATGGCCAAGTCGGTGGTGTTTGGTGCGTTCATTGCGCTCATCGGTTGCCACTGGGGCCTGCGCGTCAAGCCCAACACCCAGAGCCTGGGCGAAGGCACGACGGCGTCGGTGGTGTCGTCCATCACCATGGTGATCATCGTGGACGCGCTGTTTGCCATAGCGTTCAAGAACATCGGCATATGA
- a CDS encoding amino acid ABC transporter ATP-binding protein, whose translation MTATTNQPKPYIVAERVCKSFGAHQVLKDVSTVFHTGEVTVIIGASGSGKSTLLRAINRLEPHDSGRITIDGVEVSDDHATLQRQRCEVGMVFQQFNLFGHMSVLDNVTLAPRRIRKTPRPQANDEAMQLLRRVGMQDHAHKYPWQLSGGQQQRVAIARALAMQPKVMLFDEPTSALDPEMVKEVLDVMRSLARGGMTMIVVTHEMGFAREVADRVMFFDQGRIAHDAPPQEFFSNPANDRIRAFLGQVSH comes from the coding sequence ATGACCGCGACGACGAACCAGCCCAAGCCCTACATCGTGGCCGAGCGGGTGTGCAAGTCGTTTGGCGCACACCAGGTGCTCAAGGACGTGTCCACCGTGTTCCACACCGGCGAGGTCACGGTGATCATCGGCGCCTCCGGCTCGGGCAAGAGCACGCTGCTGCGCGCCATCAACCGACTGGAGCCCCACGACAGCGGGCGCATCACCATTGACGGCGTCGAGGTGAGCGACGACCACGCCACTCTGCAGCGCCAGCGCTGCGAGGTGGGCATGGTGTTCCAGCAGTTCAACCTGTTCGGTCACATGAGCGTGCTGGACAACGTGACGCTGGCGCCCCGCCGCATTCGCAAAACACCACGCCCGCAGGCCAACGACGAAGCCATGCAGCTGCTGCGCCGCGTGGGCATGCAGGACCACGCACACAAGTACCCGTGGCAACTATCGGGCGGGCAGCAGCAGCGGGTGGCCATTGCCCGCGCGCTGGCCATGCAACCCAAGGTGATGCTGTTTGACGAGCCCACCTCGGCGCTGGACCCCGAGATGGTCAAGGAAGTGCTGGACGTGATGCGCAGCCTGGCTCGTGGCGGCATGACCATGATCGTGGTCACCCACGAAATGGGCTTTGCGCGCGAGGTGGCCGACCGGGTGATGTTCTTCGACCAGGGCCGCATCGCGCACGATGCGCCGCCGCAGGAGTTCTTCAGCAACCCGGCCAACGACCGCATCCGCGCGTTCCTGGGCCAGGTCAGCCACTGA
- a CDS encoding amino acid ABC transporter permease produces the protein MLLALWPQGWSRQQRSNATLVAALVVMVLALSLLGQLLSFFPDPIGPNAQAFSEGARTTLWLTLVSGAVGLVLGTAAALARTARWTPVRWVAGVYIWAIRGTPLLVQILFVYFALPVLVPGLNLPDFAAAVVALGLNVGAYNAEALRAGLLAVPRGQTEAARALGLGRMHVFLDVVFPQAFKISLPPLVSNFVALLKDSSLAYAIGVVELTNVGNRIQSATFQPIATLTTVAITYLLLTTLVTQISNAVEYRFDVEGRNR, from the coding sequence ATGCTTCTCGCTCTTTGGCCACAAGGCTGGTCCCGACAGCAGCGCAGCAATGCCACGCTGGTCGCTGCACTGGTCGTGATGGTGCTGGCCCTCTCGCTGCTGGGCCAATTGCTATCGTTCTTTCCCGACCCCATCGGCCCCAACGCCCAGGCGTTTTCTGAAGGTGCGCGCACCACGCTGTGGCTCACGCTGGTCAGCGGTGCCGTGGGCCTGGTGCTGGGCACCGCAGCGGCGCTGGCCCGCACGGCCCGCTGGACGCCCGTGCGCTGGGTGGCTGGCGTGTACATCTGGGCCATTCGCGGCACACCGCTCTTGGTGCAGATCCTGTTTGTGTACTTTGCCCTGCCGGTGCTGGTGCCGGGGCTCAACCTGCCCGACTTTGCCGCCGCCGTCGTGGCCCTGGGGCTGAACGTGGGCGCCTACAACGCCGAAGCGCTGCGCGCCGGCCTGCTGGCCGTGCCGCGCGGGCAGACCGAGGCCGCCCGCGCATTGGGCCTGGGCCGCATGCACGTCTTCCTGGACGTGGTGTTTCCGCAGGCGTTCAAGATTTCGCTGCCGCCGCTGGTGAGCAACTTTGTGGCGCTGCTCAAGGACTCGTCGCTGGCCTATGCCATTGGTGTGGTGGAGCTGACCAACGTGGGCAACCGCATCCAGTCGGCCACGTTCCAGCCCATCGCCACGCTGACCACGGTGGCCATCACCTATCTGCTGCTGACCACGCTGGTGACCCAGATCTCCAACGCCGTCGAATACCGCTTTGACGTGGAAGGGCGCAACCGATGA
- a CDS encoding ABC transporter substrate-binding protein, which produces MQFFKSAVVTAVALCAALAVQARTLDEIKKDGKIIVATEGQFAPFNYFEGTKLTGFEVEVAELVVKKMGLKLEWKTLGFDALLTGLGQNRWDAVIASHGVTDERSKAVTFANPHYCSGGIIVAMDDKIRNAKDLTGKVVAVQTGTSYLEQVKKVSGVKEVKNFPQDTDAQRALISKRVDAWVSDKFVAKEAAAKNAKAGFKLGDMLFIERIAPAMAKGNTGLADAWNKAFTEVLADGSYAAVSKKYFNEDVRCN; this is translated from the coding sequence ATGCAATTTTTCAAGTCTGCCGTTGTCACCGCCGTGGCGCTGTGCGCTGCCCTCGCCGTCCAGGCCCGCACGCTGGACGAAATCAAGAAGGACGGCAAGATCATCGTGGCCACCGAGGGCCAGTTCGCCCCCTTCAATTACTTCGAAGGCACCAAGCTGACGGGTTTTGAGGTGGAAGTGGCGGAGCTGGTGGTCAAGAAGATGGGCCTCAAGCTCGAATGGAAGACCCTGGGCTTTGACGCCCTGCTGACTGGCCTGGGCCAGAACCGCTGGGACGCCGTGATCGCCTCGCACGGCGTGACCGACGAGCGCTCCAAGGCCGTGACCTTTGCCAACCCCCACTACTGCTCGGGCGGCATCATCGTGGCCATGGACGACAAGATCCGCAACGCCAAGGACCTGACCGGCAAGGTCGTGGCCGTGCAGACCGGCACCAGCTACCTGGAGCAGGTCAAGAAGGTCAGCGGCGTGAAGGAAGTGAAGAACTTCCCGCAAGACACCGACGCCCAGCGCGCCCTGATCTCCAAGCGCGTGGACGCCTGGGTCAGCGACAAGTTCGTGGCCAAGGAAGCCGCCGCCAAGAACGCCAAGGCCGGCTTCAAGCTGGGCGACATGCTGTTCATCGAGCGCATCGCCCCCGCCATGGCCAAGGGCAACACCGGCCTGGCCGATGCCTGGAACAAGGCGTTCACCGAAGTGCTGGCCGATGGCAGCTACGCCGCCGTCTCCAAGAAGTACTTCAACGAAGACGTGCGCTGCAACTGA
- a CDS encoding TSUP family transporter, which translates to MEWILMTLASLLAGFVDAIVGGGGLVMVPALFAAFPGAPPATLLGTNKAASVWGTAMATWQYSRKVQIRWSAMLPAAAAGFAGSFVGAWAVTVVSADFLRKLLPLVLLGVLLYTLAKKELGRHHTPRFAGRAEVIAACLIGVLIGFYDGFFGPGTGSFFVFLFVRLLGYDFLNASASAKLLNCATNIAAIALFAAKGHVWWHFAVTLAVANVLGSLLGTHMALKHGTGFVRGIFIVVVSTLILKTGYDAFLR; encoded by the coding sequence ATGGAATGGATTTTGATGACCCTGGCCTCGCTGCTCGCGGGCTTTGTGGATGCGATCGTGGGAGGCGGTGGACTGGTGATGGTGCCCGCGCTGTTTGCGGCTTTTCCGGGCGCGCCCCCGGCCACGCTGCTGGGCACCAACAAGGCGGCCTCGGTCTGGGGCACGGCCATGGCCACCTGGCAATACAGCCGCAAGGTGCAGATCCGCTGGTCGGCCATGCTGCCGGCCGCAGCCGCCGGTTTTGCCGGCTCGTTCGTGGGCGCCTGGGCCGTCACCGTGGTGTCCGCCGACTTCCTGCGCAAGCTGCTGCCCCTGGTGCTGCTGGGCGTTCTGCTCTACACCCTGGCCAAGAAGGAGCTGGGGCGGCACCACACCCCCCGGTTTGCCGGCCGGGCCGAGGTGATCGCCGCCTGCCTGATTGGCGTGCTCATCGGCTTTTATGACGGGTTCTTTGGCCCGGGTACGGGCAGCTTCTTCGTTTTCTTGTTCGTGCGGCTGCTGGGCTACGACTTTCTCAATGCATCGGCCTCGGCCAAGCTGCTCAACTGCGCCACCAACATTGCTGCCATTGCGCTGTTTGCCGCCAAGGGCCATGTGTGGTGGCACTTTGCGGTCACGCTGGCCGTGGCCAACGTGCTGGGCAGCCTGCTGGGCACACACATGGCGCTCAAGCATGGCACCGGCTTTGTGCGGGGCATCTTCATCGTGGTGGTGAGCACGCTGATCCTGAAGACGGGGTACGACGCCTTCCTGCGGTAG
- the mrdA gene encoding penicillin-binding protein 2, translating into MTEVRSSEADASRFRVRAVVVGLVVMAAFCLVAARLVYLQVVRHEDLAAQAESNRTAVVPIVPNRGLILDRNGVVLATNYSAYTLEITPSRAGVLDETIDALSKVVDIQARDRRRFKRLMEESRNFESLPIRTRLTDQEVARFTAQRYRFPGVDIKARLFRNYPLGDVASHAIGYIGRINQTEKARIQDSEDEANYRGTEYIGKLGIEHSFESALHGATGVEQMETSAGGRAVRKLSSHAATPGDSVMLSIDIKLQKLIEDLYGTRRGALVAIDPRNGEILALVSKPTFDPNLFVEGIDAENWAALNESIDKPLLNRALRGTYPPGSTYKPFMALAALQLNKRSPSLVVNDPGFYTFGGHTFRSHEGGLGGVDMHRAIQFSSNTYFYSLAVDMGVDAIHDFMKPLGFGQSTGIDLNGEVRGTLPSTEWKRNTYKRADMKRWFPGETVSLGIGQGYNNFTMLQLALAEATLANGGIRYRPHMAKAVKNSVTGAITEIVQPPGVNLGYLPKNVELVRNALVAVNKGGTGTRVFMGAPYTSAGKTGTAQAVSLGQNVKYNAKALEEHQRDHSLFAAFAPAENPTIALAAIVENAGFGAAHAAPIARRVFDYWLMGEYPSEEDIAAVQKGQASAPIGKPRKASEVPLLAP; encoded by the coding sequence ATGACCGAGGTGCGCAGCAGCGAAGCCGACGCCTCGCGGTTCCGGGTCCGCGCCGTGGTGGTGGGCCTGGTGGTGATGGCAGCGTTCTGCCTGGTGGCGGCGCGCCTGGTGTACCTGCAGGTGGTGCGCCATGAGGACCTGGCTGCCCAGGCCGAAAGCAACCGCACGGCCGTGGTGCCCATCGTGCCCAACCGGGGGCTCATCCTGGACCGCAACGGTGTGGTGCTGGCCACCAACTACTCGGCTTACACGCTGGAGATCACGCCCTCGCGCGCGGGGGTGCTGGACGAGACCATCGACGCCCTGTCCAAGGTGGTAGACATCCAGGCGCGCGATCGCCGCCGGTTCAAGCGACTCATGGAAGAGTCGCGCAACTTCGAATCCCTGCCCATCCGCACCCGCTTGACCGACCAGGAGGTGGCGCGGTTCACCGCCCAGCGCTACCGCTTTCCGGGCGTGGACATCAAGGCGCGGCTGTTCCGCAACTACCCGCTGGGCGACGTAGCGAGCCATGCCATTGGCTACATTGGCCGCATCAACCAGACCGAGAAGGCGCGCATCCAGGACTCGGAAGACGAGGCCAACTACCGGGGCACGGAGTACATCGGCAAGCTGGGCATCGAGCACAGCTTCGAGTCGGCCTTGCATGGCGCCACGGGCGTGGAGCAGATGGAAACCTCGGCGGGTGGGCGTGCCGTGCGCAAGCTCTCCAGCCACGCAGCCACACCGGGCGACAGCGTGATGCTGTCCATCGACATCAAGCTGCAAAAACTCATCGAAGACCTGTATGGCACCCGCCGGGGCGCGCTGGTGGCCATCGACCCGCGCAATGGCGAGATCCTGGCGCTGGTGAGCAAGCCCACCTTCGACCCCAACCTGTTCGTGGAGGGCATCGACGCTGAAAACTGGGCCGCACTCAACGAGTCCATCGACAAGCCACTGCTCAACCGCGCCCTGCGCGGCACCTACCCGCCCGGCTCCACCTACAAGCCCTTCATGGCCCTGGCGGCCCTGCAGCTGAACAAGCGCTCGCCCAGCCTGGTGGTGAACGACCCCGGCTTCTACACCTTTGGCGGCCACACCTTCCGCAGCCACGAAGGCGGCCTGGGCGGTGTGGACATGCACCGCGCCATCCAGTTCTCCAGCAACACCTACTTTTATTCGCTGGCCGTGGACATGGGCGTGGATGCGATCCACGACTTCATGAAGCCGCTGGGTTTCGGCCAGTCCACGGGCATCGACCTCAACGGCGAAGTGCGGGGCACGCTGCCCAGCACCGAGTGGAAGCGCAACACCTATAAGCGTGCCGACATGAAGCGCTGGTTCCCGGGCGAAACCGTGTCGCTGGGCATTGGCCAGGGCTACAACAACTTCACCATGCTGCAGCTGGCGCTGGCCGAGGCCACGCTGGCCAACGGCGGCATCCGCTACCGCCCGCACATGGCCAAGGCGGTGAAGAACTCGGTCACTGGCGCCATCACCGAAATCGTGCAGCCCCCCGGCGTCAACCTGGGCTACCTGCCCAAGAACGTGGAACTGGTGCGCAATGCCCTCGTGGCCGTGAACAAGGGCGGCACGGGCACGCGGGTGTTCATGGGCGCGCCCTACACCTCGGCGGGCAAGACGGGCACCGCCCAGGCCGTGAGCCTGGGCCAGAACGTGAAGTACAACGCCAAGGCGCTGGAAGAGCACCAGCGCGACCACTCGCTGTTCGCCGCGTTCGCACCGGCCGAAAACCCCACCATCGCCCTGGCGGCCATTGTGGAGAACGCCGGCTTTGGCGCCGCCCATGCGGCCCCGATTGCGCGACGCGTGTTTGACTACTGGCTGATGGGCGAATACCCCAGCGAAGAAGACATTGCCGCCGTACAAAAGGGCCAGGCCAGTGCGCCCATCGGCAAGCCCCGCAAGGCCAGCGAGGTGCCGCTGCTGGCGCCCTGA
- a CDS encoding antibiotic biosynthesis monooxygenase, whose protein sequence is MDEAIATAARAIDGYLGEESWTDTGNGLVSNVYYWQSLEALQTLMQHPAHLKAKAAQAQWLNGYQVVIAQVLRTYGDNQLAGLLPTAALFTQGTAPH, encoded by the coding sequence CTGGACGAGGCCATCGCCACCGCCGCACGCGCTATCGACGGCTACCTGGGCGAGGAGTCGTGGACGGACACCGGCAACGGCCTGGTATCCAACGTGTACTACTGGCAGTCGCTGGAGGCGCTGCAGACGCTGATGCAGCACCCCGCGCACCTGAAAGCCAAGGCCGCACAGGCGCAGTGGCTCAATGGCTACCAGGTGGTGATTGCTCAGGTGCTGCGCACCTACGGAGACAACCAGCTCGCCGGGCTGCTGCCCACGGCCGCGCTGTTCACACAGGGCACTGCGCCCCACTAG
- a CDS encoding GMC family oxidoreductase, with the protein MSDTTFDTIIIGGGTAGSLLANRLSADGRHRVLLIEAGRKDDYHWIHIPVGYLYCIGNPRTDWLYNTEPDAGLNGRTLRYPRGKTLGGCSSINGMIYMRGQARDYDQWAELTGDASWRWDNALPYFRRHEDHWRLDQPGGVNENFKRLHGNKSTGSTGEWRVEKQRLRWDVLDAFAHAAQQAGIPATDDFNSGSNEGVGYFEVNQKSGWRWNTAKAFLRPTCYGRPNFEMWTSAQASKLILETQPDGSQRCTGVLVWDGNEMVTARATGEVILSAGAVNSPQLLQLSGIGPAALLRQHGVEVKVDLPGVGANLQDHLQIRAVFKVQGVQTLNTMASSLVGKAKIGLEYALKRSGPMSMAPSQLGAFTRSSPDQPYPNIEYHVQPLSLDAFGEPLHSFPAFTASVCNLNPTSRGTVNIKSADFKAAPAIAPNYLSTPEDRQVAADSLRVTRRIVAQPALAKYQPQEWKPGVQFESDEDLARLAGDIATTIFHPVGTTKMGRDGDPMAVLDAQLRVRDGRGGVVAGLRVVDAGAMPTITSGNTNSPTLMMAEKAAEWIIQARQAA; encoded by the coding sequence ATGAGCGACACCACGTTTGACACCATCATCATCGGCGGGGGCACGGCCGGCTCCCTGCTGGCCAACCGCCTGAGCGCCGACGGCCGCCACCGCGTGCTGCTGATCGAAGCGGGCCGCAAGGACGACTACCACTGGATCCACATCCCCGTGGGCTACCTGTACTGCATCGGCAACCCGCGCACCGACTGGCTCTACAACACCGAACCCGACGCGGGCCTGAACGGCCGCACCCTGCGCTACCCGCGCGGCAAGACGCTGGGCGGCTGCAGCAGCATCAACGGCATGATCTACATGCGCGGCCAAGCACGCGACTACGACCAGTGGGCCGAACTGACGGGCGACGCCAGCTGGCGCTGGGACAACGCCCTGCCCTACTTTCGCCGCCACGAAGACCACTGGCGCCTGGACCAGCCCGGGGGTGTGAACGAAAATTTCAAACGCCTGCACGGCAACAAGTCCACCGGCAGCACCGGCGAGTGGCGGGTGGAAAAACAACGCCTGCGCTGGGATGTGCTCGACGCCTTTGCCCACGCCGCCCAACAAGCGGGCATCCCGGCCACCGACGACTTCAACAGCGGCAGCAACGAGGGCGTGGGCTACTTCGAGGTCAACCAGAAAAGCGGCTGGCGCTGGAACACCGCCAAGGCCTTCTTGCGGCCTACCTGCTACGGCCGCCCCAACTTCGAGATGTGGACCAGCGCACAGGCGTCCAAGCTCATCCTCGAAACCCAGCCCGACGGCAGCCAGCGCTGCACGGGCGTGTTGGTGTGGGATGGCAACGAGATGGTCACGGCCCGCGCAACGGGTGAGGTGATCCTGAGCGCGGGCGCCGTCAACTCGCCCCAGCTACTGCAGTTGTCGGGTATCGGCCCCGCCGCGCTGCTGCGCCAGCACGGCGTGGAGGTGAAGGTGGACCTGCCCGGCGTGGGCGCCAACCTGCAGGACCACCTGCAGATCCGCGCGGTGTTCAAGGTGCAGGGCGTGCAGACGCTCAACACCATGGCCAGCTCGCTGGTGGGCAAGGCCAAGATCGGGCTTGAGTACGCGCTCAAACGCAGCGGGCCCATGAGCATGGCGCCCTCGCAGCTGGGCGCTTTCACCCGCAGCAGCCCTGACCAGCCCTACCCGAACATCGAATACCACGTGCAGCCCCTGTCGCTCGATGCGTTTGGCGAGCCGCTGCACAGCTTCCCCGCCTTCACGGCCAGCGTGTGCAACCTCAACCCCACGAGCCGGGGCACGGTCAACATCAAGAGCGCCGACTTCAAGGCCGCCCCCGCCATTGCGCCCAACTACCTCAGCACGCCCGAAGACCGCCAGGTGGCGGCCGACAGCCTGCGCGTCACGCGCCGCATCGTGGCGCAGCCCGCGCTGGCCAAGTACCAGCCGCAGGAGTGGAAGCCCGGCGTGCAGTTTGAAAGCGACGAGGACTTGGCGCGATTGGCGGGCGACATTGCCACCACCATCTTCCACCCCGTGGGCACCACCAAGATGGGCCGCGACGGCGACCCGATGGCCGTGCTGGATGCGCAACTGCGCGTGCGCGATGGGCGTGGTGGTGTGGTGGCCGGCCTGCGCGTGGTGGATGCGGGCGCCATGCCCACCATCACCAGCGGCAACACCAACTCGCCCACGCTGATGATGGCGGAGAAGGCCGCGGAGTGGATCATCCAGGCCCGGCAGGCGGCGTGA
- a CDS encoding ammonium transporter translates to MRAVNHRVFAVVSLCLGLCTCALAQSVPEAPAIAAPLTRPALVAQDTVNAAHTGWMMTSTALVLLMTLPGIALFYAGMVRRKNVLNTMACVVAIAGLVSLLWFAAGYSLAFTPGSAWLGGWDRAGFAGLDFQLEAGKLAVSHIAPLIPESVYAMFQLTFAIITAALLVGAFVERMRFSAMLVFIGLWTLVVYAPVAHWVWEPGGWLAQMGALDFAGGSVVHVNAGVAGLVCAWFLGRRAGYGREPFEPYNLGLTMAGAGMLWVGWFGFNAGSAVAADGRAGLAMAVTHLAAAAGALSWMLGEWVVRGRPSLLGLCSGLVAGLVAITPAAGFVTLRSAVVIGLVAGLACYWGATGLKRLLRVDDSLDVFGVHGVGGIVGSLLTGVLASKTVGGATGSLLTQAIDVGAVAAYSLVVTAALLWVVNFAMGLRVDEQSEQTGLDIAQHRERLGG, encoded by the coding sequence ATGCGTGCAGTCAACCACCGGGTTTTTGCGGTCGTGTCGTTGTGTCTGGGGCTGTGCACCTGCGCGCTGGCCCAGAGCGTGCCAGAGGCTCCCGCCATAGCGGCGCCCCTCACACGCCCCGCCCTGGTGGCCCAGGACACCGTGAATGCGGCCCACACTGGCTGGATGATGACCTCCACTGCTCTGGTGCTGCTGATGACGCTGCCCGGCATTGCGTTGTTCTACGCAGGCATGGTGCGAAGAAAGAACGTGCTCAACACCATGGCCTGCGTGGTGGCCATCGCGGGGCTGGTCAGTCTGCTGTGGTTTGCGGCGGGGTATTCGCTGGCGTTCACACCCGGCAGTGCCTGGCTGGGGGGCTGGGACCGCGCCGGCTTTGCCGGGCTCGACTTTCAGCTGGAGGCGGGCAAGCTGGCCGTGAGCCACATTGCGCCGCTGATTCCCGAGTCGGTGTACGCCATGTTCCAGCTCACCTTCGCCATCATCACGGCCGCTCTGCTGGTGGGCGCGTTTGTGGAGCGCATGCGGTTCTCGGCCATGCTGGTCTTCATTGGGCTGTGGACACTGGTGGTGTACGCGCCCGTAGCGCACTGGGTGTGGGAGCCCGGGGGCTGGCTGGCGCAGATGGGCGCGCTGGACTTTGCGGGCGGCTCGGTGGTGCACGTGAATGCGGGCGTGGCGGGGCTGGTGTGTGCGTGGTTTCTGGGCCGCCGCGCGGGGTATGGGCGCGAGCCGTTTGAACCCTACAACCTGGGGCTCACCATGGCGGGCGCGGGCATGCTGTGGGTGGGCTGGTTTGGCTTCAACGCAGGCTCTGCGGTGGCGGCCGACGGGCGCGCCGGGCTCGCCATGGCGGTGACGCACCTGGCCGCCGCAGCCGGAGCGCTGTCGTGGATGCTGGGCGAGTGGGTGGTGCGCGGGCGCCCGTCGCTGCTGGGGCTGTGCTCTGGCTTGGTGGCGGGGCTGGTGGCCATCACACCCGCCGCCGGTTTTGTCACGCTGCGCTCGGCTGTCGTGATTGGTCTGGTGGCCGGGCTGGCCTGCTACTGGGGCGCCACGGGGCTCAAGCGGCTGCTACGGGTGGACGACTCGCTCGATGTGTTTGGCGTGCACGGCGTTGGGGGCATCGTGGGGTCGCTGCTGACAGGCGTGCTGGCCAGCAAGACCGTCGGGGGGGCTACGGGCAGCCTGCTGACCCAGGCCATCGACGTGGGCGCCGTGGCGGCCTACAGCCTGGTGGTGACGGCGGCCCTGTTGTGGGTCGTCAACTTTGCGATGGGCCTGCGGGTGGACGAGCAAAGCGAGCAGACCGGGCTGGACATTGCCCAGCACCGCGAGCGCCTGGGCGGCTGA
- a CDS encoding DMT family transporter, which yields MRTERWGLMALLAVTVVWGTTFPAMKLLSAHLDALQIIWLRFVIALLVLAPLWRGMLRHERRWGCALGLLLFLAFWLQIEGLARTSSNRNAFVTGLNVLVVPLIAMAFLGRRYGWRLWAACGMALAGMALMFHENEPWNLGDTLTLASTVFYALYILALEECARRTAAQPLRATRMAAAQATVMALASTALLLVQSGNMDWLRAAAHLPVDALLALLYLGLLASVVVVTLQAWGQQRVDAMRSAIVFGLEPVFAALTAWVLLGEQLGWAGLSGAALIVAALVFSHIQPSPRTAGA from the coding sequence ATGCGTACTGAACGCTGGGGCCTGATGGCCCTGCTGGCCGTGACCGTGGTGTGGGGCACCACCTTCCCGGCCATGAAACTGCTCTCGGCGCACCTGGACGCGCTGCAGATCATCTGGCTGCGCTTCGTGATTGCGCTGCTGGTGCTGGCACCGCTGTGGCGCGGCATGCTGCGCCACGAGCGGCGCTGGGGCTGCGCTTTGGGCTTGCTGCTGTTCCTGGCGTTCTGGCTGCAGATCGAGGGTCTCGCGCGCACCAGCAGCAACCGCAATGCGTTTGTGACCGGCCTGAACGTCCTGGTGGTGCCGCTGATCGCCATGGCCTTCCTCGGGCGGCGCTATGGCTGGCGCCTGTGGGCCGCCTGCGGGATGGCGCTGGCGGGCATGGCACTGATGTTCCACGAGAACGAGCCCTGGAACCTGGGCGATACGCTGACGCTGGCCAGCACCGTGTTCTATGCGCTGTACATCCTGGCGCTGGAAGAATGCGCGCGCCGCACGGCCGCACAGCCCCTGCGCGCCACCCGCATGGCCGCCGCCCAGGCCACGGTGATGGCCCTGGCCTCCACCGCGCTGCTGCTGGTGCAAAGCGGCAACATGGACTGGCTGCGCGCTGCGGCCCATTTGCCGGTGGACGCCCTGCTGGCCTTGCTGTACCTGGGCCTGCTGGCCAGTGTGGTGGTGGTGACGCTGCAGGCCTGGGGCCAGCAGCGCGTGGACGCCATGCGCAGCGCTATCGTGTTCGGGCTGGAGCCGGTGTTTGCCGCGCTCACGGCGTGGGTGTTGCTGGGCGAACAGCTGGGCTGGGCCGGGCTGAGCGGTGCGGCGCTGATTGTGGCGGCGCTGGTGTTCAGCCATATCCAGCCGTCACCGCGCACCGCCGGTGCTTAG